One window of the Desmospora activa DSM 45169 genome contains the following:
- the metG gene encoding methionine--tRNA ligase: MSVKPSYYITTPIYYPNDKLHIGHAYTTVAGDAMARYKRLRGFDVMYLTGTDEHGQKIQRRAAEAGKSPQAFVDEIVKGIQHLWGQLEISYDDFIRTTEPRHKRVVQNLFQRLLDQGDIYLDEYEGWYCTPCESFWTERQLKDGNCPDCGRPVEKVREESYFFRMNKYADRLLQYYEENPEFIQPESRKNEMVQNFIKPGLEDLCVSRTTFDWGIPVPSNPEHVMYVWLDALTNYISALGYGTEDDSKYQQHWPADVHLVGKDIVRFHTIYWPIILMALDLPLPKKVFAHGFFQMKDGKMSKSKGNVVDPLPLIDRFGLDVLRYYLLREVPFGQDGVFTPEGFVERANADLANDLGNLLHRTLTMVNKYNDGVVGERIPGATEHDDALVRLANETVAKVEKAMDRMQFSVALASIWELVRGTNRYLEGTMPWELAKDPAKKGVLASVLNHVLESLRLVSILIHPFLVRTPARMWEQMGLTEEKHTDWDSLVFDSFPVGTRVKKGKPLFPRLDVEEEAKEIVRMMGGTPVGEEPKAEAQSNAKKENQSKPDDLITIDQFAQVDLRVAEILQADRIKGADRLLKLQLDLGYEQRQVVAGIAQHYTPDELVGQKVICVANLKPVKLRGELSQGMVLAAKEGERLVLSTVAADIPNGTRVK, encoded by the coding sequence ATGAGCGTAAAACCGTCCTATTACATTACAACGCCGATTTATTATCCCAACGACAAACTGCATATCGGCCATGCGTATACCACGGTGGCGGGTGATGCCATGGCTCGTTACAAACGGTTGCGCGGGTTTGATGTGATGTATTTGACCGGAACGGATGAGCACGGTCAAAAAATTCAGCGGCGCGCCGCTGAGGCAGGGAAAAGCCCACAAGCATTTGTGGATGAGATTGTAAAAGGCATTCAACACTTATGGGGCCAACTGGAGATTTCTTACGATGATTTTATCCGTACCACAGAACCGCGCCATAAACGGGTGGTGCAAAATCTGTTCCAACGTCTGTTGGATCAGGGAGATATTTATTTGGATGAGTACGAGGGCTGGTATTGTACGCCGTGTGAATCGTTTTGGACCGAGCGGCAGCTGAAGGATGGCAATTGTCCTGATTGCGGTCGGCCGGTGGAGAAAGTGCGGGAGGAGAGCTATTTTTTCCGTATGAATAAATATGCGGATCGGCTGCTCCAATATTATGAGGAAAATCCGGAATTTATCCAGCCGGAATCCCGCAAAAATGAGATGGTACAAAACTTCATCAAACCGGGGCTGGAGGATTTGTGCGTCTCCCGTACCACCTTTGATTGGGGGATTCCGGTTCCCAGCAACCCGGAGCATGTGATGTATGTATGGCTGGACGCCTTAACCAACTATATCTCCGCACTCGGCTACGGAACAGAAGACGATTCCAAATATCAGCAGCATTGGCCGGCGGATGTGCACCTGGTTGGAAAGGATATTGTCCGTTTTCACACCATTTACTGGCCCATCATCCTGATGGCCTTGGATTTGCCGCTACCGAAAAAAGTGTTTGCCCATGGCTTTTTCCAGATGAAAGACGGCAAAATGTCCAAGTCAAAAGGAAATGTGGTCGATCCCCTGCCCTTGATTGACCGTTTCGGCTTGGATGTGCTCCGTTATTATCTGCTGCGGGAAGTTCCCTTTGGCCAGGATGGCGTGTTTACTCCAGAAGGGTTTGTCGAGCGGGCCAACGCCGATTTGGCCAATGATCTGGGTAACCTGCTCCACCGCACCTTGACAATGGTGAATAAATATAACGATGGTGTGGTGGGGGAACGAATCCCCGGCGCCACTGAACATGATGATGCGTTGGTCAGACTGGCGAACGAGACGGTTGCCAAAGTTGAAAAAGCGATGGATCGGATGCAGTTTTCCGTTGCTCTGGCCTCCATCTGGGAATTGGTGCGGGGCACCAACCGTTATCTGGAAGGAACGATGCCGTGGGAGCTGGCCAAAGATCCCGCCAAAAAAGGGGTGCTGGCTTCCGTTCTCAACCATGTGCTGGAAAGTCTCCGCCTGGTCAGCATTCTGATTCACCCTTTTTTAGTACGCACACCGGCTCGGATGTGGGAGCAGATGGGCTTGACCGAAGAAAAGCATACCGATTGGGACAGTCTCGTCTTTGACTCCTTTCCCGTCGGCACCCGTGTCAAAAAAGGAAAGCCGCTGTTTCCACGCCTGGATGTAGAGGAAGAAGCGAAAGAAATTGTGCGCATGATGGGAGGAACACCTGTGGGTGAAGAGCCAAAAGCGGAAGCGCAATCCAATGCCAAAAAAGAGAATCAATCGAAACCGGATGATCTCATCACCATCGATCAGTTTGCACAAGTCGATTTACGAGTGGCGGAAATTCTTCAAGCCGATCGGATCAAGGGTGCTGATCGCTTGCTGAAGTTGCAATTGGATCTCGGCTATGAACAGCGCCAAGTCGTGGCTGGTATCGCCCAGCATTACACCCCTGATGAGCTGGTTGGACAAAAGGTGATCTGTGTCGCCAACCTTAAACCCGTCAAACTGCGGGGAGAGCTTTCCCAGGGAATGGTGCTGGCAGCCAAAGAAGGCGAGCGCCTCGTCCTCTCCACCGTCGCTGCTGACATTCCCAACGGCACCCGGGTGAAGTGA